From a region of the Thermococcus sp. 21S7 genome:
- a CDS encoding MFS transporter → MNYVNRFYISSLLHIVFYSGFYLIYLQSLGLSKTQMGFLMSLSLILVALLEVPTGIVADKISKKVSVLLSKILTIPSVLALYLAHSFPGVLLATLFGALSVALMTGAETGWIYELLSKSGRAKDYPKVYGRLRSFEMIGGFVGTMMGGFLADFVGMRLTILLTIPFVVASFLVLATIPGDEAKSGLSYSLHLLESLKFIKKSPEVIWLFLYANIIGLPVTAFTAFMQLYFYGFLASLIAVSAISAFHTVINSVSWYLDVGKYRDVFYRHAGIILPLLLLLAGLNKWLGFVTLILGTFTFAQAFKEWQGKFQGAIPDEKRATLGSLYSLTAAITNGILNALLGWLFDCIGIMHGLIIIASFFLGIGFLFSIISRKHGY, encoded by the coding sequence ATGAACTACGTTAATCGTTTCTACATTTCGAGTCTTCTTCATATAGTTTTCTATTCTGGTTTCTACTTAATTTATCTTCAGAGTCTTGGCCTTTCTAAAACCCAGATGGGATTTTTAATGAGTTTATCTCTAATTCTAGTTGCTTTACTTGAAGTCCCTACAGGAATCGTTGCTGACAAGATTTCAAAGAAGGTAAGTGTCTTACTTTCAAAGATCCTCACGATACCGAGCGTGCTTGCATTGTACCTTGCGCATTCCTTTCCAGGGGTTCTCCTTGCGACACTCTTCGGCGCGCTTTCAGTTGCTCTCATGACCGGGGCAGAAACTGGGTGGATTTACGAACTTCTCAGCAAGAGTGGTAGAGCCAAGGATTATCCAAAGGTTTATGGTAGGCTTAGATCTTTCGAGATGATAGGAGGTTTCGTTGGAACCATGATGGGCGGATTCCTCGCTGATTTTGTCGGCATGAGATTAACGATACTCTTAACTATACCCTTCGTCGTCGCATCCTTTCTTGTTCTCGCCACGATTCCTGGAGATGAAGCAAAGAGTGGGCTTTCTTATAGTCTCCACCTTCTTGAAAGCTTGAAATTCATAAAAAAATCTCCAGAAGTCATTTGGCTCTTCCTATATGCTAACATCATTGGACTTCCAGTTACAGCCTTCACAGCTTTTATGCAACTCTACTTTTATGGGTTCCTGGCATCCCTTATAGCAGTTTCGGCAATCTCTGCATTCCATACGGTCATCAACAGCGTCTCATGGTACCTTGACGTTGGTAAGTACAGAGATGTTTTCTACCGTCATGCGGGAATAATACTACCCCTCCTTCTTCTCCTTGCAGGGCTTAATAAATGGCTCGGTTTTGTTACCCTAATCCTTGGCACTTTCACATTTGCCCAGGCCTTCAAGGAGTGGCAAGGGAAGTTCCAAGGTGCGATTCCTGACGAAAAGAGGGCAACATTAGGGTCTCTTTACTCACTCACTGCGGCGATAACCAATGGCATCCTAAACGCTCTCCTAGGATGGCTCTTTGACTGTATCGGTATAATGCACGGGCTTATTATTATAGCCTCATTCTTCCTTGGGATAGGCTTTTTATTCTCAATTATTAGTAGGAAGCACGGCTATTAA
- a CDS encoding TldD/PmbA family protein produces the protein MFELNEFILKKAEELGFGDVVVLSYETNRRQVRFANNEITVAKNWHERKVELFAELEKRVAGTSITELSEENIERTLKTLLSNMKGMAPKEDYYGIAEGPFQYKDIPETFDKAIVELDEPNEYVERAINAALEEGAKRVAGVLYTDHSRLYLTTSNGVEAFDEGTGIEISVRAFIGDLESGHGTNSVRVLKKFDPELAGRKAGEIAKLAQNPEQGPEGKFDVIFDPLAFANLLSYMSFMTSAYAAEAGFSFLVNKLGQKVANDIVTIKDIGNLPNGYGTRKFDDEGVPTRETTIIENGTFKTFLLNTSMAKKYGTETTANAGLTMPHAWNIVLEPGDYSREELFSEVNRGIYITNVWYTRFQNYVAGDFSTIPRDGIFLVENGELRPIKNIRVSDNFQRILEGIKALGKESYHIHWWEVDTPVSTPYVRKLITFCFKKIYKFMVL, from the coding sequence ATGTTCGAGCTTAACGAGTTCATACTCAAGAAGGCCGAAGAGCTGGGCTTCGGCGACGTCGTCGTTCTGAGCTACGAAACGAACAGGAGGCAGGTGCGCTTTGCCAACAACGAGATAACCGTCGCCAAGAACTGGCACGAGAGGAAGGTGGAGCTGTTCGCCGAGCTTGAGAAGCGCGTCGCCGGAACGAGCATCACCGAGCTGAGCGAGGAGAACATCGAGAGAACCCTCAAGACCCTCCTGAGCAACATGAAGGGCATGGCGCCGAAGGAGGACTACTACGGAATCGCTGAAGGGCCGTTCCAGTATAAAGACATCCCGGAGACCTTCGATAAGGCCATAGTCGAACTCGACGAGCCGAACGAGTACGTGGAGAGGGCCATCAACGCCGCCCTTGAGGAGGGAGCGAAGAGGGTAGCGGGTGTCCTCTACACCGACCACAGCAGGCTTTACCTGACCACGAGCAACGGCGTTGAGGCCTTCGATGAGGGCACCGGGATAGAGATAAGCGTTAGGGCCTTCATCGGAGACCTTGAGAGCGGCCACGGAACGAACTCCGTGAGGGTTCTCAAGAAGTTCGACCCAGAATTGGCCGGAAGAAAGGCCGGCGAGATTGCAAAGCTCGCCCAGAACCCGGAGCAGGGCCCAGAAGGAAAGTTCGACGTCATCTTCGACCCGTTAGCGTTTGCGAACCTGCTGAGCTACATGAGCTTCATGACCTCGGCTTACGCCGCCGAGGCCGGTTTCAGCTTCCTGGTGAACAAGCTCGGCCAGAAAGTCGCCAACGACATCGTCACGATAAAGGATATAGGAAACCTCCCGAACGGCTACGGAACGAGGAAGTTCGACGACGAGGGAGTGCCCACGAGGGAAACGACGATAATCGAGAACGGGACCTTCAAGACCTTCCTGCTCAACACGAGCATGGCGAAGAAGTACGGAACAGAGACGACGGCCAACGCCGGCTTAACAATGCCCCACGCGTGGAACATCGTCCTCGAACCTGGCGACTACAGCAGGGAGGAGCTGTTCAGCGAGGTCAATAGGGGAATCTACATCACCAACGTCTGGTACACCCGCTTCCAGAACTACGTCGCCGGCGACTTCTCGACCATCCCGAGGGATGGAATATTCCTCGTCGAGAACGGCGAGCTGAGGCCGATAAAGAACATCCGCGTGAGCGACAACTTCCAGAGGATCCTTGAGGGAATCAAGGCCCTTGGAAAGGAGAGCTACCACATCCACTGGTGGGAGGTTGACACGCCGGTTTCAACGCCCTACGTTCGAAAGTTAATAACCTTTTGTTTTAAAAAAATTTATAAATTCATGGTTTTGTAA
- a CDS encoding radical SAM protein, giving the protein MRLNKLVHFIKNDDGYIVINPLIGEIDVIDSELYNMLISANFNLIPQKIFEMLKDKLIIVQDNYNEFYAYENLLKKLKFDVSFQTFTILVTRSCNFECVYCYEHTNQILLQERHMNRRIADEVIEFINRMSYNSKKIKVIFYGGEPLLNINVLTYLMDELESHQGQKITFELITNGYLVKDLWEKYKKYFKKFKQIQITLDGPPEIHNKLRPLRGGLPTFETIITGIKLLTDNGVHVALRSNLYLKYIKEYPKLLDELDRYGINKKYLHIGIGFVHPDEIKNYPLISKKFLNLYLQIKRRGFSITLPFYVQRIPCGAITNNSFVIDYNGDIYKCWALVGLKQFKVGTVQKGISEKTHRKFLSLNPLNNLKCRDCPMLMFCGGGCIYNNYLHSGKLDLGFCPFQKYSFREYLQLFIKELGDKYASRKQI; this is encoded by the coding sequence ATGAGATTAAATAAACTTGTGCACTTTATTAAAAACGATGATGGATACATTGTCATAAATCCCCTTATCGGAGAGATCGATGTCATTGACTCTGAACTATACAATATGCTAATATCAGCAAATTTCAATTTGATTCCCCAAAAAATATTTGAGATGTTAAAAGATAAATTAATTATAGTCCAAGATAATTACAATGAATTTTATGCTTATGAAAATCTTTTGAAAAAATTGAAATTTGATGTATCCTTTCAAACATTCACAATACTTGTCACTAGATCGTGTAACTTTGAATGTGTATATTGTTATGAACATACTAATCAAATTTTACTCCAAGAAAGACACATGAACAGGCGCATTGCAGATGAAGTCATTGAGTTTATCAATAGGATGTCATATAACTCAAAAAAGATAAAGGTGATATTCTATGGTGGCGAGCCACTCCTAAATATTAATGTACTCACATATCTTATGGACGAACTAGAAAGTCATCAGGGTCAAAAAATTACGTTTGAGCTGATAACTAATGGTTATCTTGTAAAGGATCTGTGGGAGAAGTATAAAAAATACTTCAAGAAATTTAAACAAATTCAAATAACGTTGGATGGTCCTCCAGAAATTCATAACAAGCTCCGCCCATTAAGAGGAGGGCTCCCTACATTTGAGACGATAATTACGGGAATCAAATTGCTGACAGATAATGGAGTTCATGTTGCTTTAAGATCTAACTTGTACCTAAAGTACATTAAGGAATATCCAAAACTGCTTGATGAGTTAGATAGATACGGGATAAACAAAAAGTATCTTCATATAGGAATAGGATTTGTTCACCCAGATGAAATTAAAAATTATCCTCTGATTTCAAAAAAATTTCTTAATTTATATTTGCAAATTAAGAGAAGAGGTTTTAGTATAACTCTCCCGTTCTATGTACAGAGAATACCCTGTGGAGCAATAACAAACAATTCATTTGTTATTGATTATAATGGAGATATTTATAAATGTTGGGCTTTAGTGGGATTAAAACAATTTAAAGTTGGGACTGTACAAAAGGGCATCTCAGAAAAAACCCACAGAAAGTTCCTTAGTCTTAATCCGCTTAATAATTTAAAATGCAGGGATTGTCCAATGTTAATGTTTTGTGGTGGTGGATGTATATACAATAACTACTTGCATTCTGGCAAATTGGATCTTGGTTTTTGTCCCTTTCAAAAATACAGTTTCAGGGAGTACCTACAACTATTCATTAAGGAGTTAGGAGACAAATATGCAAGTAGGAAACAAATTTAG
- a CDS encoding DUF190 domain-containing protein: protein MVEVEHWNTLRLRIYIGENDRFEGKPLYKAIVEKLRGMGIAGATVYRGIYGFGKKSRVHSADVMRLSTDLPIVIEVVDRGYKIERAINEVKPMIRDGMITVEPTIVVWVGTREEVSKFEEDAVHQHS from the coding sequence GTGGTTGAAGTGGAACACTGGAACACGCTTCGCCTTCGCATCTATATAGGCGAGAACGACCGCTTTGAGGGAAAACCCCTCTATAAGGCGATAGTGGAGAAGCTCCGTGGGATGGGCATAGCGGGTGCTACCGTTTACCGCGGCATCTACGGCTTTGGAAAGAAGAGCCGCGTTCACTCCGCGGACGTTATGAGGCTATCAACGGACCTGCCCATTGTAATCGAAGTCGTTGACAGGGGATACAAGATTGAACGGGCCATAAACGAGGTAAAACCCATGATACGGGATGGGATGATAACGGTCGAGCCGACTATAGTCGTCTGGGTGGGCACGAGGGAAGAGGTGAGCAAGTTCGAGGAGGATGCAGTGCATCAGCATTCCTAA
- the crcB gene encoding fluoride efflux transporter CrcB, which produces MNFRILTAIMLGGAIGALARFYISGILPVYRDFPVGTLLVNSIASFILGYLYGLLFWGIGVSTEWRLFFGTGFCGALSTFSTFSYETFSLLREREYLIAALNVSANVIITIGLVFLGFVLARR; this is translated from the coding sequence ATGAACTTCAGGATACTGACCGCAATAATGCTCGGCGGCGCCATCGGTGCGCTTGCGAGGTTCTACATCTCCGGAATACTGCCGGTTTATAGGGACTTCCCGGTTGGAACTCTCCTCGTGAACAGCATAGCCAGCTTCATCCTCGGATACCTCTACGGCCTGCTCTTCTGGGGTATTGGGGTTTCAACCGAGTGGAGGCTCTTCTTTGGAACTGGCTTCTGCGGGGCGTTAAGCACGTTCTCGACGTTCTCGTACGAGACGTTCTCGCTTCTCCGTGAAAGGGAATACCTCATAGCTGCCCTGAACGTCTCGGCAAACGTTATAATCACGATAGGCCTAGTATTCCTCGGGTTCGTCCTTGCAAGGAGGTGA
- a CDS encoding DUF6062 family protein: MDLIGVYLRDAVGEGCPVCRILRRYEESEIKTILYEHVNDPGVREKFRESLGLCTYHAWKTLGEAYSDPLLGPLGVAIIYEHMLSFYVASLERGRIPEEGECFLCQLMEEKETNTVEALAERIGELLPEYENSESVLCRRHYGMLLSILRRTNPDAAEMLEAIQLEKLRVLGERLGSFIDKFDYRAEEKPTKDEISSLPLAIEALKGLETGVTVRKTRNRKGRRAFPWK, translated from the coding sequence ATGGACCTGATAGGGGTATACCTTAGGGATGCGGTGGGGGAGGGTTGCCCCGTCTGCAGGATACTCCGCAGATACGAGGAGTCCGAGATAAAGACGATCCTCTACGAGCACGTGAACGACCCTGGAGTACGGGAGAAGTTCAGGGAGAGCCTGGGGCTCTGCACCTACCACGCGTGGAAGACCCTCGGGGAGGCCTACTCCGACCCCCTCCTCGGGCCGCTGGGGGTGGCGATTATCTACGAGCACATGCTTTCGTTCTACGTGGCATCGCTGGAAAGGGGCCGGATTCCGGAGGAGGGGGAATGCTTCCTCTGTCAGCTGATGGAAGAGAAGGAAACCAACACGGTGGAGGCGCTTGCGGAGAGGATTGGGGAACTCCTTCCTGAGTATGAGAACTCGGAATCAGTGCTCTGCAGGAGACACTACGGGATGCTGCTGTCGATCCTCCGGCGGACGAATCCGGATGCTGCGGAGATGCTTGAAGCCATTCAGCTGGAAAAGCTGCGGGTTCTCGGGGAGCGGCTCGGCTCGTTCATCGACAAGTTCGACTACCGTGCCGAGGAGAAGCCAACGAAGGATGAAATATCGTCACTGCCCCTGGCGATAGAAGCCCTGAAGGGTCTCGAAACGGGGGTAACGGTGAGGAAAACCCGGAACAGAAAAGGCAGGAGGGCCTTTCCGTGGAAATAG
- a CDS encoding mechanosensitive ion channel family protein, with product MVAFDEPLPYIGVTPFQLVSALIILIVGYIAAKILISTFKKSMRKTKLPPLVVDFLGRFLAILLYMVVIIVALGAVGISVSPLILGLSAVVGLILGFGLQDTLTNLAAGVWIAALRPIDLGEVVEVSGQVGKVNGIGLMSTELLTPDNKVITIPNKLVWGSIIVNYTRLPTRRVDVDIGVAYGTDLDRAIKLAMDLMKSHPKVLHDPEPSVVITALADSSINLQLRAWARTEDYWAVKGDLTKGIYDLYNREGIEIPFPQLDVHLKNE from the coding sequence ATGGTGGCCTTTGATGAGCCCCTGCCCTACATAGGGGTCACTCCGTTCCAGCTGGTATCGGCACTGATAATCCTGATAGTGGGCTACATTGCGGCAAAAATCCTAATCTCAACCTTCAAGAAGAGTATGAGAAAAACGAAGCTCCCACCACTCGTCGTTGATTTCCTCGGCAGATTCCTGGCAATACTGCTCTACATGGTCGTCATAATAGTGGCCCTGGGGGCAGTCGGCATTTCCGTATCTCCGCTGATTCTGGGCCTCTCGGCAGTTGTCGGTTTGATTTTGGGCTTTGGCCTTCAGGACACCCTCACGAACCTTGCCGCGGGCGTCTGGATAGCCGCCCTCAGGCCGATAGACTTGGGGGAGGTCGTCGAGGTTTCCGGACAGGTTGGGAAGGTGAACGGAATCGGCCTAATGTCCACGGAACTCCTGACCCCCGATAACAAGGTCATCACGATACCCAACAAACTCGTCTGGGGGAGCATAATAGTCAACTACACCCGGCTGCCGACGAGAAGGGTAGACGTTGACATCGGCGTTGCCTACGGCACGGATCTCGACAGAGCGATAAAGCTGGCGATGGACCTTATGAAGAGCCATCCCAAGGTTCTCCACGATCCGGAGCCGAGCGTCGTCATAACCGCCCTCGCGGATTCCTCGATAAACCTCCAGCTCCGTGCTTGGGCCCGGACGGAGGACTACTGGGCCGTTAAGGGAGACCTGACAAAGGGAATCTACGACCTCTACAACAGGGAGGGTATAGAGATTCCCTTCCCGCAGCTCGACGTCCACCTGAAGAACGAATGA
- the coaBC gene encoding bifunctional phosphopantothenoylcysteine decarboxylase/phosphopantothenate--cysteine ligase CoaBC gives MLHHVKLIHATKSRKLVGKKIVLAIPGSIAAVECVKLARELIRHGAEVHAVMSESATKIIHPYAMEFATGNPVVTEITGFIEHVELAGDHENKADLILVCPATANTIGKIACGIDDTPVTTVVTTAFAHTPIMIAPAMHSSMYEHPIVVENIEKLKRLGIEFIGPRFEEGKAKVASIEEIVYRVIKKLHPKTLEGKRVLVTAGATREYIDPIRYITNASSGRMGVAIAEEAELRGAEVTLIRTRGSVPSFVENQIEVETVEEMLQAIEKELKTKDYDVVILAAAVSDFRVKETASTKIKSGKGLTLELEPTPKIIDRVKELQPGTFLVGFKAETGLSEGELINAARKQIERAGSDLVVANTLKAFGSEENEVILVGRDSMKKLPRMNKRELAEKLWDEITSILSG, from the coding sequence ATGCTTCATCACGTTAAGCTTATCCACGCCACCAAGAGCAGAAAGCTCGTTGGGAAGAAAATCGTTCTGGCAATCCCCGGAAGCATAGCCGCGGTAGAGTGCGTCAAGCTTGCCAGGGAGCTGATACGCCACGGCGCCGAGGTACACGCCGTCATGAGCGAGAGTGCCACCAAGATAATCCACCCATACGCGATGGAGTTCGCCACAGGGAACCCGGTCGTGACGGAGATCACCGGCTTCATAGAGCACGTCGAACTCGCTGGAGACCACGAGAACAAGGCCGACCTCATCCTCGTCTGCCCGGCAACGGCCAACACGATAGGAAAAATCGCCTGCGGGATAGACGATACGCCCGTCACCACGGTTGTAACCACAGCCTTCGCCCACACGCCGATAATGATCGCCCCCGCGATGCACTCCAGCATGTACGAACACCCGATAGTGGTCGAGAACATAGAGAAGCTCAAGAGGCTCGGCATCGAGTTCATAGGCCCAAGATTCGAAGAAGGCAAGGCGAAGGTTGCTTCGATAGAGGAGATAGTATACCGCGTTATCAAAAAGCTCCATCCGAAAACGCTGGAAGGAAAGCGCGTTCTCGTAACGGCGGGGGCGACGCGCGAGTACATAGACCCGATTCGCTACATAACCAACGCCAGCAGTGGCAGAATGGGCGTCGCCATAGCGGAGGAAGCGGAACTCCGGGGGGCTGAGGTCACGCTCATCAGGACGAGGGGAAGCGTTCCCAGCTTCGTCGAGAACCAGATTGAGGTTGAGACCGTCGAAGAGATGCTCCAGGCGATAGAGAAAGAGCTAAAGACCAAGGATTACGATGTCGTCATTCTCGCCGCCGCGGTAAGCGACTTCCGCGTCAAGGAAACGGCGAGCACCAAGATAAAGAGCGGAAAAGGGCTGACCCTCGAACTCGAACCTACTCCGAAGATAATAGACCGCGTTAAGGAGCTTCAGCCAGGAACTTTCCTCGTGGGTTTTAAGGCCGAAACTGGCCTCAGTGAGGGAGAGCTCATCAACGCCGCCAGAAAGCAGATAGAGAGAGCCGGAAGCGACCTCGTCGTGGCCAACACGCTCAAAGCATTCGGAAGCGAGGAGAATGAAGTCATCCTCGTGGGCAGGGATTCCATGAAGAAACTGCCGAGGATGAACAAACGGGAGCTGGCGGAAAAGCTCTGGGACGAAATAACTTCGATTCTCAGCGGATAA
- a CDS encoding aspartate/glutamate racemase family protein has protein sequence MRRIGIIGGTSPEATCYYYKKYLEISREKFEPYVFPELIIYSINFKEFIHNPNGWEGRKEILIKAARALESAGAEIISLSANTPHIVFPDVQAAVNVPMVSIIDALIEEMKRRGVKRILLLGTKTTMTADFYKNALREAGFEVVTPSEGEMDELNRIITEELMFENFAGRDWVLNLISRYIDKEGIEGVILGCTELPLIVKQGDVEAEVFDTVEIHMRKLIEVASE, from the coding sequence ATGAGGAGGATAGGAATAATAGGCGGAACCAGCCCGGAGGCGACGTGTTATTACTACAAGAAATACCTGGAGATAAGCCGCGAAAAGTTCGAGCCGTACGTCTTCCCGGAGCTGATAATCTACTCGATAAACTTCAAGGAGTTCATCCACAACCCGAACGGCTGGGAAGGGAGGAAGGAGATACTCATAAAGGCCGCCAGGGCCCTTGAGAGCGCCGGGGCGGAGATAATATCGCTCTCCGCCAACACACCGCACATAGTCTTTCCGGACGTTCAGGCGGCGGTGAACGTCCCGATGGTGAGCATAATCGACGCGCTCATCGAGGAGATGAAGAGGAGAGGCGTTAAGAGGATTCTTCTCCTCGGGACGAAGACGACGATGACGGCGGACTTTTACAAGAACGCCCTCCGCGAGGCCGGTTTTGAGGTGGTCACGCCGAGCGAAGGGGAGATGGACGAGCTGAACAGGATCATCACCGAGGAGCTTATGTTCGAGAACTTCGCCGGCAGGGACTGGGTGCTCAACCTCATCAGCCGCTACATAGATAAGGAAGGAATCGAAGGCGTCATCCTCGGCTGCACCGAGCTCCCGCTGATAGTGAAGCAGGGGGACGTTGAGGCCGAGGTCTTTGACACCGTCGAGATCCACATGAGGAAGCTCATCGAGGTAGCTAGCGAGTGA
- a CDS encoding MazG nucleotide pyrophosphohydrolase domain-containing protein — MEIREFQEMIREIYFHKDSKRGVERTFLWFVEEVGELSEAIRKKDREAMEEEFADVLAWLASLANLLDIDIEEAARKKYPGACPYCGKKPCECEEKF, encoded by the coding sequence ATGGAGATACGTGAGTTTCAGGAGATGATTAGGGAGATCTACTTCCACAAGGACTCGAAGAGGGGAGTTGAGAGAACCTTCCTCTGGTTCGTAGAGGAAGTCGGAGAGCTGAGCGAGGCGATAAGGAAGAAGGATCGCGAGGCGATGGAGGAGGAGTTCGCCGACGTTCTGGCGTGGCTCGCGAGTTTGGCCAACCTACTCGATATCGATATTGAGGAAGCGGCGAGGAAGAAATATCCCGGAGCCTGCCCCTACTGCGGAAAGAAGCCGTGCGAATGTGAAGAGAAGTTTTAA